The Larus michahellis chromosome 14, bLarMic1.1, whole genome shotgun sequence genomic sequence GGTCTCCAGGCGGCAGCAGCGTGTGCAGGGAGCTTGGCACATCCCGCTTGCCCCACGCCTGTGCCCTGTGCCCGCCCCTGTGGGCGACCCACCTCCTCCACCACGGTGATGAGCTGCTCCACTGGCGAGGGGCTGATGTCTCCCACCAGCAGCGCGCTCCGGCAGTTCTCCCGGGTGAtgttctccttcttcttcttcacaAAGTAGATGCCCTTGCCCTTGAGGGCGGGCGGGAAGCAGGCGTTGGGCAGGAGCTGCCCGGCGGGGTTCAgccccagcaccagctccagcacGTCCTGCTGCCTGAAGAACTCGTCCAGCACGGCCCCGGCCTCCTCGCTGCCCAGAAACTTGTTCCACTTGTCCGGCTGGATCCGCAGCAGCAGCGTGGCAAAGCTCTTCAGCAAGCCATGCCGCTCGTCCGACGCGGCCGACATCCCGCCAGCACTGGACTCGGCCACGGCTCCCCTGCGCCTGGGGGCACACGGGGAGCAGGCAAAGCCCCACTCAGCTGTGCAGACCCCACACTCCAACCCCTCCACACTCCCCTTGCTGCCGCCCCCACCACCCTCAGCTGTCCCTCTGCACCCTGCAGCCTCACGGGGAGCTGCTGGTCCCATCCCTGCCTGGCCCCATTATGCCCCCCAGCTCCATCACCCCCCCCGTCTGTCCCATCCTTGGCCCCATTGTCCCTCCAGCTCCATCACTCCCCCCGTCTATCCCATCCTTGGCCCCattgtccccccccagctccatcgcCCCCCCAGTCTGTCCCATCCTTGGCCCCATCGTCCCTCCAGCTCCATCACTCCCCCCGTCTATCCCATCCTTGGCCCCattgtccccccccagctccatcgcCCCCCCAGTCTGTCCCATCCTTGGCCCCattgtccccccccagctccaacACCCCCCTCGTCTGGGCCATCCTTGGCCCCATCGTCCCTCCAGCTCCATCACTCCCCCAGTCTATCCCATCCTTGGCCCCATTGTCCCCCCCAGCTCCAACACCCCCCTCGTCTGTGCCATCCTTGGCCCCATCGTCCCTCCAGCTCCATCACTCCCCCTGTCTATCCCATCCTTGGCCCCATTGTCCCCCCGCAGCTCCATCACTCCAGCTCCATCGCCCCCCCAGTCTGTCCCATCCTTGGCCCCATCGTCCCTCCAGCTCCATCACTCCCCCCGTCTATCCCATCCTTGGCCCCattgtccccccccagctccatcgcCCCCCCAGTCTGTCCCATCCTTGGCCCCattgtccccccccagctccaacACCCCCCTCGTCTGGGCCATCCTTGGCCCCATCGTCCCTCCAGCTCCATCACTCCCCCAGTCTATCCCATCCTTGGCCCCATTGTCCCCCCCAGCTCCAACACCCCCCTCGTCTGTGCCATCCTTGGCCCCATCGTCCCTCCAGCTCCATCACTCCCCCTGTCTATCCCATCCTTGGCCCCATTGTCCCCCCGCAGCTCCATCACTCCAGCTCCATCACCCCCCCCAGCTGTCCCATCCTTGGCCCCATCATCCCCCCTCCGGCTCCAttgccccccagcctggcccatccttgcccccgtccccccccaagcCTGCCCCAGTCCTGCCTGGCCCTACTGCTCCCTGCTCTGTCACACTCCTCAGCCCTCCAACAGCCTCCAGCTACTGTCCACAGCCCAACTGACACCGCTACCGGCCCCAACGGACACCGACACCAGCCCCAACCGACACTGGCACCAGCCCAACTGCCTTGGAACCGCAGGGCTGCCCCCGGCAAGCGTCCCTCAGCGAGGGCTGTTTGCCCACGTATCCACCACCCCGGCTGGACCCACGCCGCGGTGCCGagggctgccccggctccccgccaTGGCCTGGGTCTCTCTCTGCACCATGCAGGCAgccggcccggcctcccccggccccggtgCCAGCGGCACGGCCGGCACAAGCTCTGCAGTTCCCAGTTTGCCCTTGGCCCTAACTTAGCTTTTGATCGGTCCCATTTACAGCTGGTACCACCTGGGTACGATCGTCCCGtcgcaggcagggcaggacctTCCCTGGTGCTCGGTCACCTGGCAGCCAACAGAGGAGCGCTGGGATGTGATCGAGGGGTACCCCAGGGGgtgccccaccaccccccttgtccccagcccctctcaccGGTGCAGTGTGCCCCGGCTGTGCAGCTGGGGGGTCCGTCACCGTACGATCCAGCCCCCAGGTCCCTGCGGGTGGGCAGCcgcccccctgcccagcccagctcggtgccagccctgctgcacaCCGGGACCAGGAGCTGGCCCACCCTGGCAAGGCCACCCCGTGCCCGGGTCCCCAAGGCACCTTCCTGGTGGCcagggggaggctgaggggagctggCGAGGGCACAGGGCACACAAACACCGGCCAGCGCACCAAGAAACGAGAGGCCTTGAACGGGAACAGGCAGCGACTCGAAGACGGGCCATGTTGGCCGCAGCATTGCCAGCTTCATCCAACGTGGCATCGCTGCGGGGCTGGACACGGAAATCCTGGGGCTGGGCAAAGCGTGGACCCGGTGGCAAAGCCGGGCCACAGGGcaagggcaggggctggcggTGGGGGCCGGGGCTCCCGCCCATCCCAAGCCGCACACAGACCACAGGAGGCCGAGGCTGAGCGTGGTTCGGCGTTTATTTGCTGCAGATCCTCAGCACTAGTTTACAAGGccgtggcaaaaaaaaaaaaaaaaaaggttagaataaaaaaatcctgccacCCCCCGCCCTCCGGAGAGGCCTCTGCACAGAACAACCCGACATACAAAATAATCTAAAAGGAGAAAACTATACAGGAGTATTTACACCTCTGATAAATAGACTAATACTGATCCAGGCGCGTCTCTCCAGACCGTGCGTGGTGGGAACAGGACAAGACACGGGTGTTTGCGAGGCAGAGGCGCAAGCCCCCCGCGCAGCCAGCCCCCCTTGACAGCAGCCGTCCCCGGCGCAGGCTCTGGGCACGTCTCACCACGCGCTCGGGAGTGAGGGCTCATGCTCGAGGAGACAACGGCCACCCCCGGCATGGCCTTGCCGAGGGAATCGCGCTGCCAGGATGCTTCCACCCAGTGCTGCCAGACCAGGGCCCTCATCCAAGCTGTGTCACCCCACGGCTGGGCGAGGACATGTCTGTGCCCCTATGGCACCACTGCACACTGTGACGGTGATAACTCcctgcccctcagcccccccctGCGCCTGCAGTGACCATCCCCGGTgcaggggacagctggggggggaCCAAGGCAGTGGCATGGGGAAGCCCAGGACAGACTCAGGCCCGCTACAACGAGGGCCAGGAGTTGTCCCTCCGCGGGGACCCCCAGCCGCCCTGGGGGTGCCACCCTTCACCCCGGCACCTGCAGCACCCCGAAACCGCCAGCTGCTAACCACCGGCCATGCACCTTCCCGAGGGGACACCCGAAGTGCTTCAGgacatgggtgctgggggacccaGCGGTACGTGCGGCCCAACGCTCGCTGGGGGGATCGGGAGCGGGGAGGGTGCCCGTGACGCCCCGGCTGgctgaggcaggaggggaggatgGTACAGACACGCAGCaccccccatcccacagcccatCCTGGGGGCAGGACGGGGCTCCCTGCGCGCAGGGGTGTTGGTGTCCCAGTTCAAGCCCGTGAAGATGCTGTCCTGGAGATGAGGcagtgatggcgggggggggcagagccacCGCGACGCCCGtgccccctcctgctccccacggTAAAGAAACTGCGAAGCTGAAGCTGGGTCCTGGGCCCCGAGGGCCAGGCTGCAGCGtggccccagccccgcagccctccGGGAGGGGAGACgctggggctgccaggggcaCACCGGCCTCGCAGGGCCAGCGGAGGCTGCTAGTGTCTCTTGGTGGAGGAGACCTTCTTCTTCCTGGCGGCCAGCATCTCATAGAAAGGGTCCCGGCTGATGGCTGCCCTGGTGGGGGAATGAGGGCTGGGGCTAGCTGTACAGCCTTGGCTTAGCTGTACGGCCAGGCAAAaactgctgcagggctggggctgacctCGGGCAGGTCCCTTTGTGCCCCTGGGAAAGCTCCTTCCCCCCCATCCTCGCAGGGTGCCCCGGGAAGCCCTGCCGGCTCCAAGCGCAGCAGACAGGTCCCCGCTGTGTCCCTGCCCGGTGCCGTGCCACCCGCTCCTCGGAGCACTCACTTGATGCACTTGATCCACTCCTCCTTCTCCTCGGGCGTGGGGGCCGAGATGCGGTACACCGTGTGGTTCCCCTCCACCACGCGCCCGTCCGCCTCCGTCTTGCAAGCCTTGATGACCTGGTCCTTGTTGTCGGGGATGTAGAGCTCAAAGCAGTTCTAGGAGGAAGGAGACCATTTAGAGGCAACCCCCACTTCCAAAGTGGACCCCAGGCCAGGAGGGACAAGGCAGGGCACCGGGGCTGctcccctggcacagccacccccagcgcAGCAGAGAGGGACGGACACGCTGCGACCGTCACCCCACGGCCCCCAGCCATCGCgccctgccaccagccctggaCACCGCGGTGACCACCCCCAGGCCACTGTGATGGGTGGAGGCAGAGACTGCTGTAGGGCCCTCCCGCCTCTCCCAGGGCATCCCtcgggggctgcagcccctcctGGCCCCTACTCCTGCCCCAACCAAAGCACCagggctgcccccccagccccgggggaccCTGCCGCAGCACTCACGGGCTTCTTTGAGTCCTCCACCTCGCGGATGCTCAGGTTCTCCAGGGGGATGATGCCACGGGGCTCTTTATCCTGGTGGGGCCAAGCAGAGGTTTAGCCGCAGGctggacacccccaaaccccacccgCGTGCCCCCAGGCAGGGATGAATGCTGCAAACACCCCTCTGCCCAGGCATTTAGTGCTGGCCTGAGGGCCACGTCCCACACCCCTACAGTCACCGGCACCCCAGCACAGCGGGAGGCAAGCGGCCAGCCCCGCGCCGGGATGCTGCGCCCGGTCTGTGCCACGCAGGCAGAGGAGCGCTGGGCCGGATCCAGCGCCCATCCCTGCCCCGGCTCAGCGCACCCCGCGCCGAGTCACTGACCGTCGTGTACTCGAAGTAGTAAAGGCAGTTGTCGGTCAGGATGAACCAGCGCCGCTTCCACGTCTTCACCCTGCCtcctgggggcagagaggggcaggtTGGGCACAGCCCCGGCGGAGCGCGGCCGGGGCACGCGCCGGGAGGCTCGCGGCACATGGAGGCTACGGCAGAGCTGGAGCCCACGCGGACACACACAGCCAAGCACCGGGCGCCGGGGCGCAAGCAGAGGCAGGCAGCCCGGCgggcgcagcagcagcaggcagcacacACCACGCCGGACAGGGGACGAGCAGGAGCGGAAAGCAGACGGATGAGGATGGAGGTGGAGGGtgacggggggtggggggggccgagCCGGGAGCACTGTGCCCGTTCCCACCCAAAACACTGATTCAGCGTGGCCAGAGGATGCTGCAGCCAGGCCCCTCTTGGGTGACGCGGGGACTCTCTGTTCGCACTGACCATGGTCCCGCTGCGTCCCAGCCAGTGCAACGCGGTGCCGGGGCAAAGCGTGAGCCCAGGGCCACGACATGCGGACTTTTGGTTTGTAGAGAGTTTCACAACCACCACTGCAGAGGGAGAAGCCGCTCCCTGGGCTCGGGGACCGCTCACCCCTGGGCCCGGCACCCCCTCCACTGCGCCAGCATGCTCTGGCCACGGTGGGATGCCGGagtgtgctgctggtgctgggggtgCTGCCACCGTGGGACGAGCACACAGGCCGTGCTGCCTGGGGCCAGCATGGCTGTGAGGAGGCACCGTGTGCGctggggacccccatcccaccgggaAGGCCCcgtgcctccctgctcccccatgcCCGCTGGCTGCCCACCCCAGTCCCTGCTCCAAAGCCAGGCTGGCACCAGCACTTCCTAGAGGAAAAagtccctctgcctccctccagccAAGcccaccccaaaacctggggCTTGACCCTCTCCAGACCTGGCCAGGGCTGCAGGTAGGAAGAGGCCacgtgccagagcagggtcccacAGCACAGGGGGAGCCGGGGTCTAGGGCCCGCAGGGGTGCAGGGCTCCATGGGCTCAGGCAGCGCTTGCAGAGCCGTAAGGAACCAAGGGCGGGTGCAGCCCCTAGGGAGGCACCAACGCTCCCCGGCACCCCATGGCTGCAGGTGGTGGAGCCAAGCAGCGCCGGCACCCAGCGCGGGGACTGCCGCGAGCCCCCAGTGCGGCACAGacggctcctgcctgctcccacccagctccaggcactcaccacccccgagccccccgcaCATGGACTGAAGCCCTTCCTGAGGACACCCCAAATCCGTCCCCATCCGTTGTGGCACCGAAGGCAAAGACCCGCTGCGGCCAGTCGAGCTGCCTGCGCACACGGCGAAGCACAGACAGGCGGGTGGCCCCCACCAGTAGCTGGGCAAGGAGCGGCCCCCGTCCCCATCCATCCCCGGGCCGTGGGGTGGCACCAGGGCAGCGGAGGGGGCCAGCAGGCCGGGGGGAGCGTTTGGCATCGGCGGGGCCAGTACCCCGCATCCCTGCCCTGGTggcggcaggagcggggctgTCCCCTCGGCAGGCGAGGTCCCCGGGGCGGTGCGGGTggttagcagcagcagcaatgagacTAATCACCAGCAATTAAAAACGAAAAGGAAACGAAGCCCCAGCGGTGTGAGCAGAGCGGGGAGAGGGGTACGTACCTCCTGGAGTTGGGGGCAAGGAAAGGAAGAGCCAAAATCATGGAAACATACaaatgagggagaaaagaaaattaaaaaaaaaaggaaaaaaaaaaaaaaaaaaagaggaaacccCAAAGAACCCCCCTCACCCCGCGTGGGTCagtggggcagggctgcagcagggaagccgtgaggggccgggcgggcggcatcGCCGCGGGGGCCAACCTGCCCTGGCTCGCTGTGGCTCTGTGGGACGGATCTCCTCAGCTGGGGGGTGCAGGAcctggctccccccaccccatggccTCCCTgtgggtccctccctgccccagagtGGGCTGATTCGTGGCAGCTGGTCTGGGGCCCGCAGCTGGTCTGGGGCCCACAGCGGCTCTgccgcctctctgcccccctgcGCCGCCAACAGCCCCGACAGCGGCAGTCGCCAACATGCCGGGCAAGGCGCCCTTCCGCCAGCGGGGCACTGGGCTTGCTCAGGGACAGGAGAGGCAGGTCTGCGGCTCTCCCCtgcgtccccccaccccagagctggggggcagATGGGCCCTGCTCAGCCCCAAGGCTGGGCTCTGCACTGGTCAGGGCATGGTGGGGGGGGCAAGGCCCCTCTCCCATCCCGAGGGGGTGGCAACATGGCAGAAACACCCCCCGGTGAGAGGACAGAGTCCTATCCCCAGCCAGAACCCCAGGGAAAGGCCCCCACTAGACCCCGCTCCTGCCAGCACCCCGTCCCCCCTCGCTTAACCCGGGCAGAGGACTCCCCAGAGCTGCCGAGAGGAGAAGCCACAGGAGCCAGGGCGTGGAGCGGGCTCGCCGGCCTCGAGCCGGGCTGTGCAGCGGGGCCGCGGGGATGCCATGCACGCTGCCTGCATGTGGAGCCGGGATGCGGAGGTGATAATGCTGTGGGAAGGTGAGGCAGGGACCAGTCTGTGGCATGGAGGGAGGGGACACACGCAGCCTGGGGCAGCTCGCCGCTCGCTCCCGGGGGCCTGCTCCGACAGGACCCTGCTGTGACTCGGTGACGAGAAGGGCCTCGTGGTCTCTGTTCTCCGACACCGGACCCTGGTGCCATCTCTGCACCCCGGGGCTTGCCCAACCTAGGGGCAGAATCCCCCAGGACGCCCACCCAGCCGCACCGCGGGGCCTCATCAGCTGAGTCAGCTCCTGCCGCCCAGCCCAGGGAAGATGGAGGGCTGCTGGACCTCTACGGGGGCTGTGCCCCTGtctgcagcctcctgccccctcccctccacagGACCACGCTCCAAGGAGCCAGGCCAGCAGGAGAGGTGCAGGCAGCCCAGGGGCGTCGcacccacagcccagctcctccccGGGCCGCGTCTGCCCGGTTGCCAGCACTCACCTAGCTTCAGCAGCCAGCCCTCCCGGTCTGGGTTGAAGAAGGTGTGGGTGAGGTCATTGCCATCGTCCTCAGGGATTTTGAAGGGTTCGTTCTTGATGCTCTCATAGAGATTCTGGTACAACAATACATGGCGTCAGCTCTGCTCCCCTGAGGAGCCCTGCGGCAGGCCAGCTTCACAGCCCAGGCCTGTCCCCTCCGCGTCCCCTCCCTCACCCGGAGCAGCTCCTCAGGTAGGTCCCCCCCATCGTTGATGCCACGGTTCATGGCGATGAAGCGCTCTGCCGTGGGTTTGTCCTTGACGTTGGGGTTGTGCAGGCTGGTGTTCAGCATGATGATAGCAAAGGAGAGCACGTAGCAGGTATCTACAGGGGCAGAAAGGAAAGTCAGCTGCGAGGCAGGACGGACAGGGAGAGGGGCCGGGACAGGCGCTCACCTGTGGACTGGAAGACGCCAGGGTTGCACTGGCAGTACCTCTGGGCAAAGGCCTCCATCATCCGGTCGATCTTCTGCGCCTCCCCGGGCAGCCGGAAGCTCCACAGGAACTGCCTGTGAAGAGCGAGGTGTCGCACTGCTTTGGGGGCTCCATGTGCCCTCCGGCCACGCTCACGTCGCGACAGCCCTCCCCCGCCAGCCCACTGCCCATCTCCCCTGATGGGACACggctcagctcccagccccctTCGCTCACCGCAGGGCCTGCACGAGGTTGAGGTCAGTGAACTCGTGCAGCTCCACGAAGGCATGCAGGACTTGGATGTTGAACTCATCCCTGCGGGAACAAAGCCAGAGCACGAGGGATGCATGATCAGCAAGTCCTGTGACTGCCGAGCGGCCCCAcgtctccctgctcccctccagaCTCTGCTCAGCTGTGGGAGGAAACTTGCAGCTGCCCCCCGACTCGAGTCCTGGGCTAGTTTGCACACACTGGCCTCTTGCAAGTGCTGACCACGGATCGAACATCCCCAGCCGGTCCTAGCACTCAGGTTGCCCAGCCTCCCGCGTACCCCCACTCAGCTGCCCTGGAAGCTCAAAGTGTCCCATCTCTCAGGTGGTGAGAGCCCAGGGCATTCCCAGGAGACCCAAGCCGCCCCAGGCCAGCATACCTCTCACCCAGGTAGTCACCGATGGCTGTCTTGTTGAGGCCCTCTCCCTTGTACAGGAACTGAGCGATATCCTCGCATGTGGTCTTCAGCAGGTCGTTTTCGATCAGGAACTGGATGCCCTGGAGCGGTGCAAAAGGCATTGCTCTGGGGCTTGCTGCTGACCCCGCCAGCCCGcccgctgcctccccagccccggccctggGTTGGGTGGCCAGGCCCCGGTGGGTGGCCAGGCACCCGGACCACAACGCGGCAGAGCCCAGCATGGCCCCAGATGGGCTAGTGAactgccccgctccccgcccagCCCACCCTGCAGTACCTTCTTGGGATCCATGTTGAACTTCTTCCTGCCCATGGCCACCTGCTTGTTCCTCTGCATGTTTTTCCTGCAAGGCACAAAGCAGCTCTGAGCACTCAGGAGGGATctggctgcctcctgcctgccccgtcGCCCCTCGGGCAGAGCACTGCGCGGAGGGGACAGCCTGGACCGAAAGGGAGCCCAGCAACTTTGACGGGGCCAGGCCCCCTGCGTCAAACCTGCACAGGGTAAAGCCAGCACACTGCTCCGTGTCTCTGCCCTGCTCCAT encodes the following:
- the CYTH1 gene encoding cytohesin-1 isoform X1, yielding MTPGWPQSSLAWSSPESPREAPGRAGVRAPKQQQLSGAAGSTGTADGAAGDGPARMVLRAEGSVPSDLTPEECQELENIRRRKQELLADIQRLKDEIAEVTNEIENLGSTEERKNMQRNKQVAMGRKKFNMDPKKGIQFLIENDLLKTTCEDIAQFLYKGEGLNKTAIGDYLGERDEFNIQVLHAFVELHEFTDLNLVQALRQFLWSFRLPGEAQKIDRMMEAFAQRYCQCNPGVFQSTDTCYVLSFAIIMLNTSLHNPNVKDKPTAERFIAMNRGINDGGDLPEELLRNLYESIKNEPFKIPEDDGNDLTHTFFNPDREGWLLKLGGRVKTWKRRWFILTDNCLYYFEYTTDKEPRGIIPLENLSIREVEDSKKPNCFELYIPDNKDQVIKACKTEADGRVVEGNHTVYRISAPTPEEKEEWIKCIKAAISRDPFYEMLAARKKKVSSTKRH
- the CYTH1 gene encoding cytohesin-1 isoform X4; this translates as MEEEGGYVPSDLTPEECQELENIRRRKQELLADIQRLKDEIAEVTNEIENLGSTEERKNMQRNKQVAMGRKKFNMDPKKGIQFLIENDLLKTTCEDIAQFLYKGEGLNKTAIGDYLGERDEFNIQVLHAFVELHEFTDLNLVQALRQFLWSFRLPGEAQKIDRMMEAFAQRYCQCNPGVFQSTDTCYVLSFAIIMLNTSLHNPNVKDKPTAERFIAMNRGINDGGDLPEELLRNLYESIKNEPFKIPEDDGNDLTHTFFNPDREGWLLKLGGRVKTWKRRWFILTDNCLYYFEYTTDKEPRGIIPLENLSIREVEDSKKPNCFELYIPDNKDQVIKACKTEADGRVVEGNHTVYRISAPTPEEKEEWIKCIK
- the CYTH1 gene encoding cytohesin-1 isoform X2, producing the protein MGTVSELCASSFQAFLCPSVAAKAVPSDLTPEECQELENIRRRKQELLADIQRLKDEIAEVTNEIENLGSTEERKNMQRNKQVAMGRKKFNMDPKKGIQFLIENDLLKTTCEDIAQFLYKGEGLNKTAIGDYLGERDEFNIQVLHAFVELHEFTDLNLVQALRQFLWSFRLPGEAQKIDRMMEAFAQRYCQCNPGVFQSTDTCYVLSFAIIMLNTSLHNPNVKDKPTAERFIAMNRGINDGGDLPEELLRNLYESIKNEPFKIPEDDGNDLTHTFFNPDREGWLLKLGGRVKTWKRRWFILTDNCLYYFEYTTDKEPRGIIPLENLSIREVEDSKKPNCFELYIPDNKDQVIKACKTEADGRVVEGNHTVYRISAPTPEEKEEWIKCIKAAISRDPFYEMLAARKKKVSSTKRH
- the CYTH1 gene encoding cytohesin-1 isoform X5, producing the protein MQRNKQVAMGRKKFNMDPKKGIQFLIENDLLKTTCEDIAQFLYKGEGLNKTAIGDYLGERDEFNIQVLHAFVELHEFTDLNLVQALRQFLWSFRLPGEAQKIDRMMEAFAQRYCQCNPGVFQSTDTCYVLSFAIIMLNTSLHNPNVKDKPTAERFIAMNRGINDGGDLPEELLRNLYESIKNEPFKIPEDDGNDLTHTFFNPDREGWLLKLGGGRVKTWKRRWFILTDNCLYYFEYTTDKEPRGIIPLENLSIREVEDSKKPNCFELYIPDNKDQVIKACKTEADGRVVEGNHTVYRISAPTPEEKEEWIKCIKAAISRDPFYEMLAARKKKVSSTKRH
- the CYTH1 gene encoding cytohesin-1 isoform X3, which encodes MEEEGGYVPSDLTPEECQELENIRRRKQELLADIQRLKDEIAEVTNEIENLGSTEERKNMQRNKQVAMGRKKFNMDPKKGIQFLIENDLLKTTCEDIAQFLYKGEGLNKTAIGDYLGERDEFNIQVLHAFVELHEFTDLNLVQALRQFLWSFRLPGEAQKIDRMMEAFAQRYCQCNPGVFQSTDTCYVLSFAIIMLNTSLHNPNVKDKPTAERFIAMNRGINDGGDLPEELLRNLYESIKNEPFKIPEDDGNDLTHTFFNPDREGWLLKLGGRVKTWKRRWFILTDNCLYYFEYTTDKEPRGIIPLENLSIREVEDSKKPNCFELYIPDNKDQVIKACKTEADGRVVEGNHTVYRISAPTPEEKEEWIKCIKAAISRDPFYEMLAARKKKVSSTKRH